The sequence below is a genomic window from Quadrisphaera setariae.
GCGGCGGGATGGTGTTGACGTAGTCGGTCGAGATCAGCCCGGGGACCGGGGCGCCCAGCTCTCGCGCGCGCACCAGCGAGCTGCGCAGGACGAAGGAGGCGCGGTCGCCGCCGCGGGCCTCGACCAGGCCGTCGACGGACCCGAGCCACTCACCGGTCTCCTCGGGGTCGGCGTCGGTCTGGTGCAGGGGGCCTGCGAGGGCTCCCAGCTCAGCGACCTCGTCGCGTGGTGCCACGTTGGTCTCCACATCGCTCGTCGTCCCCGCGGCGGGTGGCGCCGCGGGCTCCCGGCGTTCCGTGCGGGCGCGAGGTGGAGCGCTGCAGGGCCGCGTCGGGGCCCCTCCATCCTGCCCTCCCCGCCGGGGATGTTCACCCCCCGCCCCGACGGCGGTGCTCGTGGTCACACGGCGGCGGCGTCCAGGGGGGCGAAGCGCTCCTCACCGGCGTAGACGTTGAGCCGCGGGGCGCGGACGAAGCCGGCCAGCCCCATGCCGGCCCGGTGCGCCAGGTCGACGGCGAGCGACGACGGCGCCGAGACGGCGGACAGCAGCGGCACGCCCGCGCACCACGCCTTCTGGACCAGCTCGAAGGAGGCCCGTCCGCTCACCTGCAGCACCGTCCCGCGCAGCGGCCAGCCGCCGGCGAGCCGCTCGCGGGCCGCACGCCCGAGCACCTTGTCGACGGCGTTGTGGCGCCCCACGTCCTCGGCCACGGCGAGCAGCTCGCCCGAGCGCGTGAAGAGCCCGGCGGCGTGCAGGCCGCCGGTGCGGGCGAAGACCCGCTGCGCCTCGCGCAGCCGGTCCGGCAGGGACAGCAGCACCTCGGGGGCCACGCTGGTGGGGTCCTCGCGCAGGTCGTGCCGGCTGCGGCGGGAGACGGCGTCGATGCTGGCGCTGCCGCACACCCCGCACGCGGAGGTCATGCCGAAGGTGCGGCGGCCCTCGAGGTCGGGAGCGGGCACGCCCGGGCGCAGCGTCAGCTCCATGACGTTCATGGAGCTGAGGCCGTGCTCGTCGGCGGGGTCGGGGTCTCCGCAGTGCACGGCCGCCGCGACGTCGTCGGGGCCGGTGAGCAGGCCCTCGGTCATCAGGAAGCCGATCGCGAGGTCGACGTCGTCGCCGGGGGTCCTCATCGTCACGACGACGGGCTCCGCGGCCGGCGCGTCCAGCGCGCGCACGCGCACCTCCAGCGGCTCCTCCGCGGCGAGGGAGTCGGGGCGGCGGACGGCCGTGCCGAGCGCCGCGTCGAGGCGCAGGACCGGCCGTCGGGGGCTCGAGCGCGCCATCCCGCCAGGTTAGTGCCGCTCCCCGGGGGTGCGAGGCGGTAGCGTTCGGGCGGCCAGCCAGGAGCTGGTGCACGGCAGCGCGGCAGAGGTGTCCGCGGGAGGCGGCACCACACGGGGGGAGATCGAGCGTGAGCGAGACCGCGGGGGCACCCGCCACGGACGGGGCGGTGCGGCTGGGCCTGAAGGCGGGCCAGGCCGTGCAGGAGCGCGGCTACGACCACGACGTCGACCACGACCTGCGCGACGAGGTCGAGGACCTCATCGGCGCCGAGATGCTGGACGAGCACGACGTCGACGTGGTCGACGCGGTGCTGCTGTGGTGGCGCGAGGACGACGGCGACCTCGTCGACGCCCTCGTCGACTCGCTGGTCTCCCTCGCCGACGACGGCGTGGTCTGGCTGCTGACGCCCAAGGCCGGCAGCCCCGGTCACGTGCGGCCCTCCGACGTCGAGGAGGCCGCCCCCACCGCGGGGCTGTTCGCCACGTCCACCGTCAAGCCCTCCCCGGACTGGACGGCGATCCGCCTCGTCAGCGGCCGCGGCCGCCGCTAGGGCGCGACGAGGAGCCAGGGCCTGTAGCTCAGCTGGTAGAGCACCGCGTTTACACCGCGGCTGTCGTCGGTTCGAACCCGGCCGGGCCCACCCCACTACCCTCGCGGACGTGAGCACCCCGACGCTGGCGCAGGTCGTCGCCGTCCTGGACGAGCTGTACCCGCCGGCCTGGGCCGAGGACTGGGACCGCCCGGGCCTGGTCTGCGGTGACCCCGACGCTCCTGTCGAGCGGGTGCTGCTGGCGGTGGACCCGGTGGAGGACGTCGTCGACGAGGCCGTCGCGGAGGGCGCGCAGCTGGTGCTGGCGCACCACCCGCTGCTGCTGCGCGGCACCTCCACGGTGGCCGCGACCTTCCCGAAGGGGCGCCTGGTCCACCGGCTGGTGCGCTCCGGCGTCGCCCTGGTCACGGCGCACACCAACGCCGACTCCGCCCGCCCCGGCGTCTCCGACGCCCTGGCCCGCGTGGTCGGCCTGGTGGACCTCGAGCCGCTCGTCCCCGCCTCCCACGACGCCTCCCTCGGCCTGGGCCGGGTGGGGCGCCTGGAGCAGCCGCTGCCGCTGCGCGCCTTCGCCGAGCAGGTGGCGCAGGCCCTGCCGGGCACCGCGGGCGGCGTGCGGGTGGCGGGAGACCCCGATGCCCGCGTGGAGCGCGTGGCCGTGTGCGGCGGCGCCGGAGACTCGCTGTTCGCCGACGTCCGCGCCGCCGGCGTGGACGCCTTCGTCACCGCCGACCTGCGCCACCACCCCGCCTCCGAGGCCCGCGAGCAGGCGCCGCAGACAGCCCTGGTGGAGGTCTCCCACTGGGCCAGCGAGTGGCCCTGGCTGCACGGCGCCGCCGAGCGCCTCACCTCCGCCCTCGCCGAGCGCGGCCTGTCCATCACCACGTCCGTGTCCGTGCGGTCGTCCGACCCCTGGAGCTTCCACGTGCCCTCGCCCACTGGGACCGCCCGATGAGCCCGACCACCGCCCCCGCGAACGACCAGCGCCGCCTGCTGGACGTGCAGGCGCTGGACACGCGCCTGGCCCAGATCGCCCACCGCGCGCGGACCCTGCCCGAGCACGCCCGCGTCGCAGCGCTCGACGCCACCGAGCGGACCCTGCGCGACGAGCTGGTGGCCGCCCGCACGGTCGCCTCCGACATCGAGCGCGAGGCCACCCGCGCCGAGACCGAGGTCGACCAGGTCCGCGCCCGCGCCGAGCGCACCTCCGCCCGCCTGGCCGCCGGTGGCACCCCCGCCAAGGAGCTGCAGCAGCTGCTGGCCGAGGCCGAGGCGCTGACCCGCCGGCTGCGCAGCCTGGAGGACTCCCAGCTGGAGGTCATGGAGCGCCAGGAGGCCGCCGCGGAGGCCGTCGCCGTCCTCGAGCAGCGCTCCGCCGGACTGGCCGGCGAGCGCGCCGCGCTGGTGGCCGCCCGCGACACCGCCCTCACCGCCGCCCGCGAGGAGCACGAGCGGGTCGGCGCCCAGCGCGCTGGCGCCATCGGCCAGCTCGACAAGGGCCTCGTGGCGCTCTACGAGCAGGTCCGCGCCAAGCGCGACGGGCTCGGCGCCGCCGCCGTGGTGGGGGAGAGCTGCGGCGGCTGCCGCCTGCCCTTCACCGGCCCGTTCCGCGGACAGGTCACGAACGCCGCTCCGGACGCCGTCGTGCAGTGCGAGGAGTGCGACAGGATCCTCGTCCGCGTCCCGCGGGCGGCCGACCCCGAGCTGGGCTGATGAGCGCCTTCACGCCCCGCACCGGAGACCTCACGCCCCGCCAGGCGTGGGAGGCGCTCGCGGCCGACCCCGGCGCGGTGCTCGTGGACGTGCGCACCCAGGCGGAGTGGGTCTTCGTGGGCCTGCCGGACCTGTCCGAGCTGGGCCGCCGGGTGGTGGCGCTGGAGTGGACGAGCTTCCCCGACGGCGCCCACAACGCGCAGTTCCTCACCCAGCTCGAGGGGGTGGCCGCCAAGGACGCGCAGGTGCTGTTCCTCTGCCGTTCGGGCCACCGCTCGGTGGCCGCCGCGGACGGCGCTGCGCGCGCCGGGTGGCTGCGCTCCTTCAACGTGCTCGACGGCTTCGAGGGCGACCTCGACCACCAGGGCCACCGCGGCGCCCGCGGGTGGCGCGCTGAGGGTCTGCCCTGGCGGCAGTCCTAGCCGGTGCGCGGCCACGCCACCCCCTTCTGGGCGTTCCGGCTCGCCGTCGTCACCGGCCTGGTGGGCGTCGCCGGTGGTGTCGCCGGCATCGCGGTCTGGCTCGCCCTCCAGCTCATCCAGCGCGTGGCGTTCGGGTTCCCGTACGGCGGGCACCTCGAGGCGGCCGACGCTCCCGCGTGGAACCGCGTGGCGGCGGTCGCCGCTGCCGGTGTGCTCACCGCCGTGGCGTGGTGGGCGCTGCGGCGATGGGCGGAGCCCGTCGTGTCCGTGACCGCGGCGGTCTCGGGCCGGCGGATGCCGGGCGTCGCGACCGTCGCGAACGCCGGCACGCAGATCCTCGCCGTCGGGCTCGGCGCGTCGATCGGCAAGGAGGTGGCGCCGCGCGAGGTCGGCGCCTGGCTCGCCCAGCTCGTCACCGCCCGCGCCGGCCTGACCGCGCGGGAGGCGCGGATCCTCGTCGCGTGCGGCGCCGCGGCCGGTCTCGCGGCCGTGTACGACGTCCCCCTCGGTGGTGCGCTGTTCGCCGTCGAGGTCCTGCTCGGCGAGCTCTCGTTCGCCACCGCGCTCCCCGCGTTCGCCACCAGCGCGGTGGCGGCGTTCGTCTCGCGGCTGGTGATCCCCGACGAGGTGCTCTACCACGTGCCGGCGATGCCGCTGTCGAACTCCCTCGTGGTGTGGTCCGTCCTCGTCGGGCCGGTCCTGGGCCTCGCCGGTGTGGGCTTCGTGAAGGTCACGAACCGGCTGCAGGGCGCCGCGCCGAGGGGGTGGCGCGTGCTCGTCGTGCTCCCGGTGGCGTTCGCCCTGGTCGGGCTGGTGTCGATCTGGTTCCCAGAGGTCCTCGGCAACGGCAGGGCGACCGGGCTGGTCGCCATGAACGCCTCGCTCGACGACCGCGCGGTGCTGGGGCTCGCCCCGGTCCTGCTCCTGCTCGTCCTCGGCCTCGCGAAGGCCGCGACGACCGCGGTGACCATCGGTGCCGGCGCGGTCGGCGGCACCCTCACGCCGTCCATCGCGGTCGGCTCCGCGGTGGGCGGTGGCCTCGGCGGGCTGTGGCTGCTCCTGTGGCCGACCGGCACCTCGTCGCTGGCCGCCTTCGCCTTCGTCGGCGCTGCGGCGTTCCTCGCCACCACCATGCGGGCGCCCTTCACGGCGCTCGTGCTCGTGCTCGAGTTCACCCAGCGGGGCACGGAGATCCTCGTGCCGTCGCTCCTCGCGATCTCCGGGTCGGTCGCCGTCGGGTACGTCCTCGCCCGTCGGCGCAGCGCGCAGATGGCCTAGGCGGGGCGAGCGGACGCCCTCAGAGGACCAGCGCGCCGACCGCCGCGACCAGCACCACCGGCACGAGCACGAGACCCTGCAGGGCGAACCGGCCCCACCGCACGGGCACGTCCTCGGCCCGGCAGGCGCGCGCCCACAGCAGCACCGCGAGCGACCCCCACGGCGTGATGAGCGGTCCGGCGTTGACGCCGACGAGCACCGCGGCGGTGCGCAGCGGGTCGTCGGGGGACAGCAGCGGCTGGAGGGCCAGGTAGGCGGGCAGGTTGTCGACCGCGTTGGCGGCGGCGGCTGAGGTGGCCGCCAGTCGCAGCAGCTCGGTGAACCCCTCGCCCTGGCCCGCCACGGCGGCCAGGGCGCCGGTGAGGCCGTGCTGGTTCAGCGCCTCCACCAGCACGAACAGGCCCAGCACGGAGATCGCCAGCGGCAGCGGCACCATCTCCCGGGACAGCGCAGACCGCTTCCTCACGGCGAACACCGCGGCCAGCACCAGCGCGGCGGTGCCCGCCACCGCCCACGGCTCCAGTCCCGCGGCCAGCGCCGGCAGCACGAGCACCACGACGGCCGCCGCCACCTTGAGCAGCACGGGGTCGGCCACCTCGGCGGGCTGCGGAGGGGAGTAGCTCGTGCGCAGCGCTCTCCGGTGGAGCACCGCCAGGACGACGACGGTGGCCACCACGGCCGCCACCGCCGGACGCCACGTCAGCGCGGCGAACGCCGGCACCCCACCACCGGCGGGCCCTCCCTCCAGCACGTCGAGAGCGAGCAGGTTGGTGAGGTTGGAGACCGGCAGCAGCAGCGAGGCGGTGTTGGCCAGCCACGCGCACGTCAGGGCCAGCAGCGCCGCAACGGACGCCGGCGCACCGGTCCGGCGGGCCAGCGCCAGCACCACCGGGGTGAGCAGCACGGCCGTCGTGTCGAGGCTGAGCGTCACCGTGGCGGCCACCGCGATGGCGACGACGAGCAGCCACAGCCGCCACGTGCGTCCACCGCCGTGGCGGGCCGCCCAGACGGCCGCCACCTCGAAGACGCCGGCCTTGCCGGCCAGCTCCGCCAGCACCGCGGCGGCCAGCAGGAACACCAGCACGCTCCACGTGCGGCCGACCAGCGCGCCGGCCTGGCCGAGCGTGAGGGCGCCGGTGAGCAGGACGACGGCGGAGGCGAGCACCGCCAGCAGCGGCACGAGCGCACCGTCGGGGAGCCAGCGCCAGGGCGTCGCCCAGGACGCGGTGCGGCGGCGCTCGTCGTCGTCCTCAGCGGTGTGCTCGGCCCTCTGCGGCGCGGGGCTCACGCCGCACCCCGCAGGACGACGTCGAGGTGGCGCACGCGGCCGGGGGCCGGGGGCACCAGCTCCACCTCGAAGGCCTCCGCCGCGGCGGCCGCCAGGGCCTCGGGGGAGTCTGGCTCCTTGCGGCGCAGGAGCAGGTGGCGCGCCAGCTCGCCGCGGGTGCGCTTGGCGTCGTGGCTGACCACCGTGCGGACGGGGCCGTCAGGGCCGGGTGCCTCCCGGAACACGCGGACCGCCACCACCTTCTCCGCCAGGGTGCGCGACGGCTTCCAGGCGGCGGCGTAGGCGGCCGAGCGGCAGTCGAGCACCACCTGCCCGGGCTCGCCGACCAGGGCGTCGAGCAGCGGGGCCAGGAGGGGGCGCCAGTGGGCGGCCAGGCTGCCCACGCCCGGCAGGTCGGTGCCCATCGAGAGGCGGTGCGCGGGCACGCGGTCGACGGGCCGCAGCAGCCCGTAGGCGGCGGAGACCACCAGCACCCGCTCGGCGGCACGGGCAGCGGCCGCCTTCGGCAGCGAGGCCAGGCCCAGCGCCTCGAAGAGCACGCCGGTGAAGACCTTCGCCGCCGCGTGCGCGGGCTCGGTGCGCCAGCGGCCGTTGCGCGCCACCTCGTCGGCGAGGGAGGCGCTCACGCCCAGGGCGGCCGGGTCGTCCGAGACGGCTGCCGCGGCCTCGAGCACGCGCTCGCGCGCGGCGGCCAGCTCCGGCCACGAGAGCGACGCCAGGTCCACCGGAGCGCTGGCCCGCCCGGCACGGGCGGGGAGCTTGCGCTCCGAGGGGGGTAGCAGCAGGAGCACGGGCGGGAACAGTAGTGCGCGATCCTGTGCGGGGCTCGTCTAGGCTGCACGTGCGGACGAGCCAGCCGGGCGGCCGCGTCGGGGGGCCTCGCGAGGGGTCCGCCGCCGAGGAACGTCCGGGCTCCGCAGGGCAGGGTGGTGGGCAACGCCCACCCGGGGTGACCCGCGGGAAAGTGCCACAGAGAACAGACCGCCACGGCGGCTCCGGTCCGCCGGAGCGGCTGGGGCAAGGGTGAAACGGTGGTGCAAGAGACCACCAGCACCCCCGGTGACGGGGGTGGCTCGGCAAACCCCACCCGGAGCAAGGCCAGACAGGGAGCGTCCGAGGGCTGCCCGCCCGAGCTCCCGGGTAGGCCGCGACTGCGACCGGCCCCTCGTGGGACGGGAGCGACGAGGACGGCGGCAACGCCGTCCCGAGATGGATGGCCGCCCCCCGCGACCGGCTCGCCGGCCGCGGGGACAGGACCCGGCGTACAGGCTGACTCGTCCGTAAAACGGCCGGTGACCTGCGGAGATGCCTCCGCAGGTCACCGGCTCGTCCTCAGATTGTCCTCACTACTCTCCGCTGTCGAATGACTACACCCAAGTTTGTGCTGACAAATAAGCTTGATCAGGCGTCAGAAGCGCCCGTGGCCGGCTCGTCTCCCGTAGCCGAGTCCGCGCGCAACGGCGCGCTAGGGCGGAGCAGTACCTCGTCTACTGCTTGGCGCGTCCGGTCGTCGCTGTCTGGCCAGAGGTGAGTCACGTCCCGTGAAGTGGTGTAGATCCCGGAGCCGCTCCCGGTGATCAACGCGGTCGTCTTCGTTGACGACGGCGTAGCGATCAAGTTGAACGGTCACCGCGCGATGTCAGTGAGACCTGCCTAGGGAACTCACCGAAGGACACCACGCGATGACC
It includes:
- the fdhD gene encoding formate dehydrogenase accessory sulfurtransferase FdhD translates to MARSSPRRPVLRLDAALGTAVRRPDSLAAEEPLEVRVRALDAPAAEPVVVTMRTPGDDVDLAIGFLMTEGLLTGPDDVAAAVHCGDPDPADEHGLSSMNVMELTLRPGVPAPDLEGRRTFGMTSACGVCGSASIDAVSRRSRHDLREDPTSVAPEVLLSLPDRLREAQRVFARTGGLHAAGLFTRSGELLAVAEDVGRHNAVDKVLGRAARERLAGGWPLRGTVLQVSGRASFELVQKAWCAGVPLLSAVSAPSSLAVDLAHRAGMGLAGFVRAPRLNVYAGEERFAPLDAAAV
- a CDS encoding SLC13 family permease — protein: MSPAPQRAEHTAEDDDERRRTASWATPWRWLPDGALVPLLAVLASAVVLLTGALTLGQAGALVGRTWSVLVFLLAAAVLAELAGKAGVFEVAAVWAARHGGGRTWRLWLLVVAIAVAATVTLSLDTTAVLLTPVVLALARRTGAPASVAALLALTCAWLANTASLLLPVSNLTNLLALDVLEGGPAGGGVPAFAALTWRPAVAAVVATVVVLAVLHRRALRTSYSPPQPAEVADPVLLKVAAAVVVLVLPALAAGLEPWAVAGTAALVLAAVFAVRKRSALSREMVPLPLAISVLGLFVLVEALNQHGLTGALAAVAGQGEGFTELLRLAATSAAAANAVDNLPAYLALQPLLSPDDPLRTAAVLVGVNAGPLITPWGSLAVLLWARACRAEDVPVRWGRFALQGLVLVPVVLVAAVGALVL
- a CDS encoding zinc ribbon domain-containing protein, with amino-acid sequence MSPTTAPANDQRRLLDVQALDTRLAQIAHRARTLPEHARVAALDATERTLRDELVAARTVASDIEREATRAETEVDQVRARAERTSARLAAGGTPAKELQQLLAEAEALTRRLRSLEDSQLEVMERQEAAAEAVAVLEQRSAGLAGERAALVAARDTALTAAREEHERVGAQRAGAIGQLDKGLVALYEQVRAKRDGLGAAAVVGESCGGCRLPFTGPFRGQVTNAAPDAVVQCEECDRILVRVPRAADPELG
- a CDS encoding YaaA family protein; protein product: MLLLLPPSERKLPARAGRASAPVDLASLSWPELAAARERVLEAAAAVSDDPAALGVSASLADEVARNGRWRTEPAHAAAKVFTGVLFEALGLASLPKAAAARAAERVLVVSAAYGLLRPVDRVPAHRLSMGTDLPGVGSLAAHWRPLLAPLLDALVGEPGQVVLDCRSAAYAAAWKPSRTLAEKVVAVRVFREAPGPDGPVRTVVSHDAKRTRGELARHLLLRRKEPDSPEALAAAAAEAFEVELVPPAPGRVRHLDVVLRGAA
- a CDS encoding chloride channel protein, which produces MRGHATPFWAFRLAVVTGLVGVAGGVAGIAVWLALQLIQRVAFGFPYGGHLEAADAPAWNRVAAVAAAGVLTAVAWWALRRWAEPVVSVTAAVSGRRMPGVATVANAGTQILAVGLGASIGKEVAPREVGAWLAQLVTARAGLTAREARILVACGAAAGLAAVYDVPLGGALFAVEVLLGELSFATALPAFATSAVAAFVSRLVIPDEVLYHVPAMPLSNSLVVWSVLVGPVLGLAGVGFVKVTNRLQGAAPRGWRVLVVLPVAFALVGLVSIWFPEVLGNGRATGLVAMNASLDDRAVLGLAPVLLLLVLGLAKAATTAVTIGAGAVGGTLTPSIAVGSAVGGGLGGLWLLLWPTGTSSLAAFAFVGAAAFLATTMRAPFTALVLVLEFTQRGTEILVPSLLAISGSVAVGYVLARRRSAQMA
- a CDS encoding Nif3-like dinuclear metal center hexameric protein, whose protein sequence is MSTPTLAQVVAVLDELYPPAWAEDWDRPGLVCGDPDAPVERVLLAVDPVEDVVDEAVAEGAQLVLAHHPLLLRGTSTVAATFPKGRLVHRLVRSGVALVTAHTNADSARPGVSDALARVVGLVDLEPLVPASHDASLGLGRVGRLEQPLPLRAFAEQVAQALPGTAGGVRVAGDPDARVERVAVCGGAGDSLFADVRAAGVDAFVTADLRHHPASEAREQAPQTALVEVSHWASEWPWLHGAAERLTSALAERGLSITTSVSVRSSDPWSFHVPSPTGTAR
- a CDS encoding rhodanese-like domain-containing protein; translation: MSAFTPRTGDLTPRQAWEALAADPGAVLVDVRTQAEWVFVGLPDLSELGRRVVALEWTSFPDGAHNAQFLTQLEGVAAKDAQVLFLCRSGHRSVAAADGAARAGWLRSFNVLDGFEGDLDHQGHRGARGWRAEGLPWRQS
- a CDS encoding DUF3052 domain-containing protein yields the protein MSETAGAPATDGAVRLGLKAGQAVQERGYDHDVDHDLRDEVEDLIGAEMLDEHDVDVVDAVLLWWREDDGDLVDALVDSLVSLADDGVVWLLTPKAGSPGHVRPSDVEEAAPTAGLFATSTVKPSPDWTAIRLVSGRGRR